In the Spirochaetales bacterium genome, one interval contains:
- a CDS encoding polysaccharide deacetylase family protein, which produces MDKPLISFTFDDIPSSAFTEGGAILRKYGLHATFYISLGLLGKETPTGKIISVNDLKNIVSEGHEIGCHTFSHLDAWHTNTKDFEEAIKKNRDSLETLLPGTYFRTLSYPIAVPKPLTKRTAGRYFVCCRGGGQTNNRTAIDFNLLKGYFIDKRNNKNLQEIMKMIDKNRVERGWLIFATHDIGDQPTPFGCGAGVFEKIVQYSIESGATILPVVKAVEIVQGHHM; this is translated from the coding sequence TTGGATAAACCGCTTATTTCTTTTACGTTCGACGATATTCCCTCATCGGCGTTCACTGAGGGCGGAGCGATACTGAGAAAATACGGTTTACATGCGACGTTTTATATCTCTCTTGGTCTGCTTGGCAAAGAGACGCCAACGGGGAAAATAATCTCTGTCAATGATTTGAAAAATATTGTATCGGAAGGGCATGAAATAGGATGTCATACGTTTTCACATCTTGATGCATGGCATACAAATACGAAAGACTTTGAAGAAGCGATAAAAAAGAATCGTGATTCTCTCGAGACATTATTACCGGGAACATACTTCCGGACGTTATCCTATCCAATAGCCGTACCAAAGCCGCTGACAAAGCGAACGGCCGGCAGATATTTTGTTTGTTGTCGCGGCGGCGGGCAAACGAATAATCGAACTGCGATCGATTTCAATCTCCTAAAAGGTTATTTTATCGATAAAAGAAATAATAAAAATCTGCAGGAGATAATGAAAATGATCGACAAAAATCGTGTTGAACGTGGATGGCTTATCTTCGCTACCCACGATATCGGCGATCAACCGACACCTTTCGGGTGCGGCGCAGGTGTATTTGAAAAGATCGTTCAATATTCAATTGAATCGGGCGCGACAATCCTGCCTGTAGTGAAAGCGGTTGAAATCGTTCAAGGTCATCATATGTAG
- a CDS encoding lipopolysaccharide biosynthesis protein, whose translation MNSSGQSRYSHYFNADHLQDGLNKKAIKGGGITVISRFIVYLVQMGGTIILSRILAPEDFGLIAMVTSLTGFFMVFQDMGLSDATIQKKDITHQQVSNLFWINTLFGFGFAVLTIVFAPVISLLYKEPKLTMIAVIFSTNFIFLCLSIQHQALLKRGMFFKRVAVVEIVATFLSSVIAIIAAILEFGYWAIVIRFLLYSFFYLVAICIVSKWVPSRPSRKTSVRSFLLFGANLSGYYFMKYFSKNIDKTLIGWKFGAHELGLYSKAYSLFLMPLNQLIFPLQNVAVVTLSKLQDDHQRFIRYFLNAIETICILTTPFCFYLSIESTDIIRMIIGEQWFKTGEILSVLAVGAAMQILYGTQGWLFVSLGRPDKWFRWGILDSILNIASYIIGLFFGVMGVAVAYIIVIYILVFPGMHYAGQEIGLKVSMIIKTIWKYFVCSAIAAVICFILLNFVFSSSNPLINILYTLPVFIGVYVLTLIIFFRGVQPFRQVMSHFLKMIDNK comes from the coding sequence ATGAACAGTAGCGGACAATCCAGATACAGCCATTATTTTAATGCCGATCATCTGCAGGACGGTTTAAACAAAAAGGCCATCAAAGGAGGCGGTATAACGGTTATATCCCGTTTTATCGTATATCTTGTTCAGATGGGGGGGACAATAATCCTCTCGCGAATATTGGCTCCCGAAGATTTTGGTTTGATTGCCATGGTGACGTCGCTGACAGGGTTTTTTATGGTTTTTCAGGATATGGGATTGAGTGATGCGACAATTCAAAAAAAGGATATCACTCATCAACAGGTAAGTAATTTATTCTGGATTAATACATTATTCGGATTTGGATTTGCGGTATTAACAATCGTATTTGCACCGGTTATTTCATTGCTTTATAAAGAACCCAAGCTTACGATGATAGCCGTTATCTTTTCAACAAATTTTATTTTCCTCTGTCTGTCGATCCAGCACCAGGCTTTGCTGAAACGTGGGATGTTTTTTAAAAGGGTGGCTGTCGTAGAAATAGTAGCAACATTTCTCAGTTCAGTCATCGCGATAATAGCCGCAATATTGGAATTCGGCTACTGGGCTATTGTGATTCGATTTCTGCTGTATAGTTTTTTCTATCTTGTCGCCATCTGCATTGTAAGTAAATGGGTTCCGTCAAGGCCGTCGAGAAAAACCAGTGTGAGATCGTTTTTATTATTCGGTGCGAATTTAAGCGGCTATTATTTTATGAAATATTTTTCGAAAAATATCGACAAAACCCTGATCGGGTGGAAATTCGGCGCCCATGAGTTGGGATTATACAGTAAAGCATACAGTCTTTTTCTCATGCCGTTGAATCAGTTGATATTCCCTTTGCAGAATGTAGCTGTCGTTACGTTAAGCAAGCTGCAGGATGACCACCAGCGTTTTATACGTTATTTCCTGAACGCCATAGAAACAATATGCATACTCACGACACCGTTTTGTTTTTACCTGAGTATAGAAAGCACAGATATTATCAGAATGATCATAGGCGAACAGTGGTTTAAAACGGGAGAAATTCTCTCTGTTCTGGCTGTTGGCGCCGCAATGCAGATTTTATATGGAACCCAGGGTTGGCTTTTTGTTTCTCTGGGAAGACCGGACAAATGGTTCCGCTGGGGTATCCTTGATTCAATCTTGAATATTGCTTCGTATATTATCGGGTTGTTTTTTGGCGTGATGGGGGTCGCGGTTGCATATATCATTGTCATCTATATACTGGTTTTTCCGGGAATGCATTATGCGGGCCAAGAAATAGGCTTGAAAGTTTCTATGATAATCAAAACTATCTGGAAATATTTTGTCTGTTCAGCAATCGCCGCGGTAATATGTTTTATATTGCTTAATTTTGTCTTTTCCTCCTCAAATCCTCTCATTAATATATTGTACACATTACCGGTATTTATCGGAGTGTATGTTTTAACATTGATCATATTCTTTCGGGGAGTACAACCGTTCAGGCAGGTTATGTCGCATTTTCTGAAAATGATCGATAATAAATAG
- a CDS encoding glycosyltransferase translates to MDHITVCICTYKRPQLLDRLLEKLLCQKTEAQFTFSTVVVDNDGARRGMEIVKKYSTGDRLAIEYFNVPEKNIALARNTAIQNASGDYCAFIDDDEIPIDTWLCNHYNAIKRFDVVAVLGPVLPEFEKKPPLWMGNGKIFERPRHETGTFIHWKDTRTGNVIIKREIFDDAAHYFNRELGEGGEDVDFFRRLAAENFTFLWCDEAIVYEYVPSDRMTLRYFFKRAYLRGVLSFTNNKKETTRFQKIKILLKSMTAIILYILMLPFLFFISVHLLVRYLIKITDHFSRCLAILGIIKDIKRDF, encoded by the coding sequence ATGGATCATATTACCGTATGTATATGCACGTATAAAAGACCGCAGCTGCTCGATCGACTGCTTGAAAAACTATTATGTCAGAAGACGGAAGCGCAATTTACATTTTCCACGGTTGTCGTTGATAATGACGGCGCCCGTAGGGGTATGGAAATCGTTAAAAAATACAGTACGGGGGACAGGCTTGCTATAGAATATTTCAATGTCCCGGAGAAAAATATTGCCCTGGCACGAAATACCGCGATTCAGAATGCGAGCGGAGATTATTGTGCGTTCATCGATGATGATGAGATACCGATCGATACCTGGCTGTGCAATCATTATAACGCGATCAAGCGGTTCGATGTCGTAGCGGTACTCGGCCCGGTTCTTCCTGAATTTGAAAAAAAACCGCCATTGTGGATGGGGAATGGCAAAATTTTCGAGAGACCCCGACATGAAACAGGGACGTTTATTCATTGGAAAGATACACGAACCGGAAACGTCATCATTAAAAGGGAGATCTTCGATGACGCTGCTCATTATTTCAACAGGGAACTCGGTGAAGGCGGGGAAGACGTTGATTTTTTCAGGCGGCTTGCCGCGGAAAATTTCACGTTCCTATGGTGTGATGAAGCGATCGTTTATGAGTATGTTCCTTCGGATAGAATGACGTTACGATATTTTTTCAAACGCGCGTATTTACGAGGAGTACTTTCATTTACCAATAATAAAAAAGAAACGACACGGTTTCAGAAAATAAAGATATTGTTGAAATCGATGACGGCAATTATCCTTTATATACTAATGTTACCCTTTTTATTTTTTATTAGTGTTCATCTGCTTGTCAGGTATCTGATTAAAATAACAGATCACTTCAGCAGATGTCTTGCAATTCTTGGAATTATCAAAGATATTAAGCGTGATTTCTGA
- a CDS encoding glycosyltransferase family 4 protein, whose protein sequence is MKKILLISNKLMHYRVSVYNYFYDNFRKNGYEFIVRADMLQKENTHPIKFDFAEIPFKFHLYRKEINRIKPDFVIFFLHLRDLIIFPLIYWLKSRHITVIFWTKGKNLDNPDSFIVNTLYYHTHNQVDGIILYSKKELDFIKPKNHHKVTFANNTINFADFPDITESKETIKKELHIPFKKVALFVGRMEINKGRKRADHAIRIFNTLTNPDYGLVLVGSGFNDEMKSMINKKNTMYLGEIHDPGHYKISKIFKMSDVFIIPGHVGLGLNQAFYWGLPVITEEGKQPPEIHYLVDGRNGFMVKENDIAALKEKLLYLLENDHIRAEFGKKARADIIKNASIENMFNGFLENIKLKR, encoded by the coding sequence GTGAAGAAGATATTACTCATATCAAACAAACTCATGCATTACAGGGTAAGCGTCTATAATTATTTTTATGATAATTTCAGGAAAAACGGGTATGAGTTCATCGTTCGGGCGGATATGCTTCAGAAGGAGAATACCCACCCGATTAAATTTGATTTCGCGGAAATACCATTTAAATTTCATCTGTACAGAAAAGAAATAAACAGAATAAAACCCGATTTCGTCATTTTCTTTCTGCATCTGAGGGATCTGATCATTTTCCCGCTTATTTATTGGCTGAAATCCAGGCATATTACCGTTATATTCTGGACAAAAGGGAAAAATCTGGATAATCCCGACTCTTTCATCGTCAACACCCTTTATTACCACACCCATAATCAGGTCGACGGTATTATCCTTTATTCGAAAAAAGAACTCGATTTTATTAAGCCCAAAAACCATCATAAAGTCACGTTCGCCAACAATACGATCAATTTTGCCGATTTTCCCGATATAACGGAATCGAAAGAAACGATAAAAAAAGAATTGCATATCCCGTTCAAAAAGGTCGCTCTCTTTGTCGGAAGAATGGAAATCAACAAAGGCAGGAAACGGGCCGATCATGCGATACGGATATTCAATACCCTGACCAATCCCGATTACGGACTCGTGCTCGTCGGTTCCGGTTTTAACGATGAAATGAAATCCATGATAAACAAAAAAAACACGATGTATCTGGGAGAAATCCATGATCCGGGTCATTATAAAATAAGTAAAATATTCAAAATGTCGGATGTTTTTATCATCCCCGGACATGTCGGGCTCGGATTAAACCAGGCGTTTTATTGGGGATTACCGGTGATCACGGAAGAAGGGAAACAGCCGCCGGAAATACATTATCTTGTTGATGGAAGAAACGGTTTTATGGTAAAAGAAAACGATATCGCGGCGTTGAAGGAAAAACTGTTATATCTTCTTGAGAATGATCATATCAGGGCGGAATTCGGTAAAAAGGCGAGGGCGGATATTATAAAGAATGCTTCCATCGAAAACATGTTCAACGGTTTTCTGGAAAATATCAAATTAAAGAGATGA
- a CDS encoding nucleotide sugar dehydrogenase: MTISIFGLGYVGCVSGACLADLGHTVIGVDINETKVTMINEGKSPIIEEDIDTLIEKVVSSGALSASTNTVSAVEKSDVAIVCVGTPSRKNGSLEFRAVMNVSHQIGEALREISKYFVVIVRSTVLPGTVENIVIPALEKSSGKKAGTDFGVCMNPEFLREGTSVYDFYNPPKNVIGEFDSRSGDVVENIYGKIQVKTFRVPIKIAEMVKYCDNTFHALKIAYANEIGNICKEFEIDSHKVMDIFCSDTKLNIAPTYLKPGFAFGGSCLPKDLRALTYESKLLDLETPVLNSILSSNKRQITKTVNKLLEYKGKVIGFLGLSFKSGTDDLRESPIVEVIETVIGKGLTVKIYDKNVSIARLIGANKQYIEEEIPHISSLMEEKIEDLIRDADVLVIANKSEEFKNVVRKAGKPKVIIDLVRIVEDTSEIKADYYGICW, translated from the coding sequence ATGACTATAAGTATTTTTGGTCTTGGGTATGTCGGATGTGTATCCGGCGCCTGTCTGGCGGATTTGGGACATACGGTTATCGGTGTCGATATCAATGAAACAAAAGTCACAATGATCAATGAGGGCAAAAGCCCCATTATTGAAGAAGATATCGATACATTGATCGAAAAAGTGGTGTCCTCAGGCGCGTTGAGCGCGTCAACGAATACCGTATCCGCCGTTGAGAAGAGTGATGTTGCTATCGTCTGTGTCGGTACGCCTTCGAGAAAAAACGGCAGCCTCGAGTTCAGGGCGGTGATGAATGTCAGTCACCAGATCGGCGAAGCACTGAGAGAGATATCAAAATATTTCGTCGTCATCGTAAGAAGTACCGTCCTTCCCGGTACCGTGGAAAATATCGTCATACCCGCTCTGGAAAAATCATCGGGTAAAAAAGCAGGAACCGATTTCGGTGTTTGTATGAACCCGGAGTTTCTGAGAGAGGGAACGAGCGTCTATGACTTCTACAACCCGCCGAAGAATGTAATCGGGGAATTCGATTCACGAAGCGGTGATGTTGTCGAAAACATATACGGAAAAATTCAGGTAAAAACATTCAGGGTCCCCATAAAAATAGCGGAAATGGTCAAATATTGCGACAATACCTTTCATGCCTTAAAGATCGCGTATGCAAATGAGATAGGGAACATCTGTAAAGAGTTTGAAATCGACAGTCATAAAGTCATGGATATATTCTGTTCGGACACGAAACTCAATATCGCCCCCACCTATCTGAAACCCGGATTCGCTTTCGGCGGATCATGCCTGCCGAAGGACCTGAGGGCGCTGACCTACGAATCGAAATTGCTCGATCTGGAAACACCGGTGCTGAACTCCATATTATCCAGTAATAAAAGGCAGATTACAAAAACAGTAAACAAATTGCTGGAATATAAAGGGAAAGTGATCGGTTTTCTAGGATTGAGTTTTAAAAGCGGGACGGATGATCTGCGGGAAAGTCCCATCGTCGAGGTCATTGAAACGGTTATAGGTAAAGGTCTTACGGTCAAAATATATGACAAAAATGTCTCCATCGCCCGCCTGATAGGCGCAAACAAGCAATATATCGAAGAAGAAATTCCGCATATATCATCGCTTATGGAAGAAAAAATAGAGGATCTCATACGGGATGCCGATGTACTGGTGATAGCAAATAAATCCGAAGAATTTAAAAATGTTGTACGGAAAGCCGGAAAGCCCAAAGTCATCATCGATCTTGTAAGGATTGTCGAGGATACATCCGAAATAAAAGCCGATTACTACGGAATATGCTGGTAA
- a CDS encoding DegT/DnrJ/EryC1/StrS family aminotransferase, with product MKVPFMNLRESIDAIYPEIMEKITSLIDNSQYIGGREVEAFEESFAGFCGTGYAVGCSNGTDAIRNTLIALGVERGETVLVPVNTFIATAEAVTGMGAEVGFIDVDERTATIDPAKLEAYCERNRNKRIKAVIPVHLYGQMANMPEICAVAERYGLFVIEDAAQAHGAALGGRKPGSYGDAATFSFYPGKNLGAFGDAGAIVTNDAELYKRCKMLVDHGRWKSKYEHFIEGFNNRLDTIQAGILSIKLRHLADWTNIRREKAAMYVKLLGNNGNITLPYVAPQAEHVWHLFVIQIENRDEIKQKLSEAGISCGIHYPIPLHLQPAYRYRQYKKGDFPVSERLSQRILSLPLWPEIKAEQIECVCDVLHSVYR from the coding sequence ATGAAGGTTCCTTTTATGAATCTGCGGGAAAGCATCGATGCGATCTATCCCGAGATTATGGAAAAAATAACGTCACTTATCGACAACTCGCAGTATATCGGGGGCAGGGAAGTCGAAGCCTTTGAAGAAAGTTTCGCAGGATTCTGCGGGACCGGTTACGCCGTCGGGTGTTCGAACGGGACGGACGCGATCAGGAATACCCTGATAGCCCTTGGTGTCGAGCGCGGGGAGACGGTCCTGGTTCCCGTCAACACCTTTATCGCGACCGCAGAAGCGGTCACCGGCATGGGCGCCGAGGTCGGGTTTATCGATGTCGATGAACGTACGGCAACGATCGATCCGGCGAAACTCGAAGCATATTGCGAACGAAACAGAAATAAACGGATCAAAGCGGTCATTCCCGTTCACCTCTACGGACAGATGGCGAATATGCCGGAAATATGCGCCGTTGCGGAACGGTACGGTCTTTTTGTCATTGAAGATGCGGCACAGGCGCATGGCGCGGCATTGGGGGGACGAAAACCGGGCTCTTACGGGGACGCGGCGACATTTTCCTTTTATCCGGGTAAAAACCTCGGCGCCTTCGGCGATGCCGGGGCGATTGTCACCAATGATGCCGAATTATACAAACGCTGCAAGATGCTGGTCGATCACGGCCGCTGGAAATCAAAGTACGAGCATTTTATCGAAGGATTCAACAACAGACTCGATACGATCCAGGCGGGGATCCTGTCGATCAAATTACGGCATCTTGCTGATTGGACAAATATCAGACGGGAAAAAGCGGCGATGTATGTGAAGCTGCTTGGAAATAACGGGAACATCACGCTCCCTTATGTCGCGCCTCAGGCGGAGCACGTCTGGCATTTATTCGTCATACAGATAGAAAATCGGGATGAGATAAAGCAAAAACTCTCTGAAGCCGGTATCTCCTGCGGTATTCATTATCCGATCCCCCTCCATTTGCAGCCCGCCTATCGATACAGGCAGTATAAAAAGGGTGATTTTCCTGTCTCAGAAAGGCTTTCTCAACGTATTCTCAGTCTGCCATTGTGGCCGGAAATAAAGGCGGAACAGATTGAATGTGTCTGTGATGTACTGCATTCAGTATACCGGTAA
- a CDS encoding Gfo/Idh/MocA family oxidoreductase, with the protein MDKIRFAVVGCGRISKRHFDALIDIKEAELVAVCDSQKKRAVQAAEYCGNIPYYLSYDEMLQKEAVDAVTILTPSGFHHTHTIDIVRKYHKHIVCEKPMALQLDDADEMIRICDEYGCRLFVVKQNRYNLPVAKLREAVEEGKFGRIFLGTIRVRWMRKQSYYNMDQWRGTWKLDGGVLANQASHHIDLLEWMLGEPVSVMGKTMNYLTDIEVEDTAAAIIKFRNGALGIIEATTATRPLDLEGSISILGEKGTVVIGGFAVNKMITWEFEDQSEEEKKKVLTDYAENPPNVYGFGHKRYLENVIDCIINNRRALVDGIEGRKSLELINAIYESAETEREVNLRFVPKKSRLGK; encoded by the coding sequence ATGGATAAAATCAGGTTTGCTGTTGTCGGATGCGGCAGGATTTCGAAAAGACATTTTGACGCACTCATCGATATCAAGGAAGCGGAACTGGTCGCGGTGTGCGACAGTCAGAAAAAGAGGGCGGTCCAGGCCGCCGAATATTGCGGCAATATTCCATATTACCTCTCGTATGACGAGATGCTTCAAAAAGAAGCTGTCGATGCGGTGACGATATTGACGCCAAGCGGCTTCCACCATACACATACCATTGATATTGTCAGGAAATATCACAAGCATATTGTCTGCGAGAAACCGATGGCATTACAGCTCGACGACGCCGATGAGATGATCCGGATCTGCGATGAATACGGGTGCAGGTTGTTCGTCGTCAAACAGAACAGATACAATCTGCCGGTCGCCAAACTCAGGGAGGCGGTGGAAGAGGGGAAATTCGGCAGGATATTCCTGGGAACGATCCGGGTCCGGTGGATGAGAAAACAAAGTTATTACAATATGGATCAATGGCGCGGCACATGGAAACTGGACGGCGGCGTTCTCGCGAACCAGGCTTCCCACCATATCGATCTTCTGGAGTGGATGCTCGGAGAACCGGTCTCGGTAATGGGGAAAACCATGAATTACCTTACCGATATCGAAGTCGAAGATACCGCCGCCGCGATTATCAAATTCAGAAACGGCGCGCTGGGTATTATCGAAGCCACGACGGCCACGCGCCCCCTCGATCTCGAAGGCTCGATTTCGATCCTTGGAGAAAAGGGGACGGTCGTCATTGGGGGATTCGCCGTCAATAAAATGATTACCTGGGAATTCGAAGATCAGAGTGAAGAAGAGAAAAAAAAGGTGTTGACCGATTATGCGGAAAATCCGCCGAATGTATACGGATTCGGTCATAAACGTTATCTGGAAAACGTTATCGACTGCATTATCAACAACAGGCGGGCCCTCGTCGACGGCATTGAAGGTCGAAAATCCCTTGAACTCATCAACGCGATCTATGAATCGGCTGAAACCGAAAGGGAAGTCAATCTTCGGTTCGTGCCCAAAAAATCACGATTGGGGAAATAG